One Pseudopipra pipra isolate bDixPip1 chromosome 28, bDixPip1.hap1, whole genome shotgun sequence genomic region harbors:
- the PCNA gene encoding proliferating cell nuclear antigen yields MFEARLVQGSVLKRVLEALKDLITEACWDLGSGGISLQSMDSSHVSLVQLTLRSEGFDTYRCDRNIAMGVNLSSMSKILKCAGNEDIITLRAEDNADTLALVFEAPNQEKVSDYEMKLMDLDVEQLGIPEQEYSCVVKMPSAEFARICRDLSHIGDAVVISCAKDGVKFSANGELGNGNIKLSQTSNVDKEEEAVTIEMNEPVQLTFALRYLNFFTKATPLSPTVTLSMSADVPLVVEYKIADMGHLKYYLAPKIEDQQEGS; encoded by the exons ATGTTCGAGGCGCGGCTGGTGCAGGGCTCGGTGCTCAAACGGGTGCTGGAGGCCCTCAAGGACCTCATCACCGAGGCCTGCTGGGACCTGGGCTCGGGCGGCATCAGCCTGCAGAGCATGGACTCCTCGCACGTCTCCCTGGTGCAGCTCACGCTGCGCTCCGAGGGCTTCGACACGTACCGATGCGACCGCAACATCGCCATGGGCGTAAACCTGTCCAG caTGTCCAAAATCCTGAAGTGTGCAGGGAACGAGGACATCATAACCCTGCGGGCAGAGGACAACGCAGACACCTTGGCTCTGGTGTTCGAGGCACCAA ATCAGGAGAAGGTCTCTGATTACGAGATGAAGCTGATGGATCTGGATGTGGAGCAGCTCGGGATCCCA GAGCAGGAGTACAGCTGCGTGGTGAAGATGCCGTCGGCGGAGTTCGCGCGGATCTGCCGGGACCTGAGTCACATCGGCGACGCCGTCGTCATCTCCTGCGCCAAGGACGGCGTCAAGTTCTCGGCCAACGGGGAGCTGGGCAACGGCAACATCAAACTGTCCCAGACCAGCAACGtggacaaggaggaggaggct GTTACAATAGAGATGAACGAGCCAGTCCAGCTGACCTTTGCCCTGAGGTACCTGAACTTCTTCACCAAAGCCACCCCCCTGTCCCCTACAGTCACACTCAGCATGTCTGCAGACGTTCCTCTGG TGGTGGAGTACAAGATCGCTGACATGGGACACCTAAAGTACTACCTGGCTCCAAAGATCGAGGACCAGCAGGAAGGCTCTTAA